Proteins co-encoded in one Neodiprion lecontei isolate iyNeoLeco1 chromosome 3, iyNeoLeco1.1, whole genome shotgun sequence genomic window:
- the LOC107225756 gene encoding homeobox protein cut isoform X4, which yields MQASAEANSLDLQAMQSMDWLFKKERIYLLAQFWQQRATLAEKEVTALKEQLAAAGDGTTKTEGPQTPQNLHHGDQTHDPNNPRRTPNANFEQELHAKDKEISQLGEEVTRLQQSLQRLQETSTQATARLEEELELRRQHIHRLEVRLERQRDYDDLKRELSILRSVDFSQIPTGEPGKSLEHLLLERTKALQQTENLKPPTTPDALGGLASPLQPAATASPHGGNALPSASQPPPPPPPPPPLPAPTRSTPTPSSATSSSSLLFHPPLQNVETFGSFLGEEIVANWRRSLERSIMSQQHPQVSQSQPQLLHGPSLNHLPSPTDSTNTPAKSNTPLGSGLDASEKAPTPIPGQETPAPPTPSSTAGLTSPPSLQPPPTVVEHQHQHHQPAPPSMNGIPPKSPVEESCHNNNNSHHLTNNNIGGGLSVLDTLKSPFRFDDHRAHFRFADELGAAGMAGRLGESLIPKGDPMEARLQEMLRYNMDKYASQNLDTLHIARRVRELLSIHNIGQRLFAKYVLGLSQGTVSELLSKPKPWDKLTEKGRDSYRKMHGWACDDNAVMLLKSLIPKKECVAGKEQGMPTFARGPQDGGPQDMSDERLAHMLSESGHLQMQHDTSNDADSKSPHRVGCPSPFSKERIDSQNRRLKKYENDDIPQEKVVRIYQEELAKLMGRRVDDLRGHRDFPSSAMFPPFFSGAQGMQGMDRTQDDIRLALDAYHRELQKLNSGPGQNPGLAGLPGLPGLPGLLALQQQALQQHHLATNGGGVQDLSLVKVDPRAKMMNGVSEEDKEKMEEAMRHAGSAFSLVRPKQEQSIGPQSTPGGSSASSPLGNSILPPAMTPSEEFAGAAAASPLQRMASITNSLISQPSTPTHHSPNQRPLKAVLPPITQQQFDMYNNLNTEDIVKRISVQVKEQLSQYSISQRLFGESVLGLSQGSVSDLLARPKPWHMLTQKGREPFIRMKMFLEDDNAVHKLVASQYKIAPEKLMRTGGYGGLPPCGTPMKPMPPTKLVQEQLQNAAKAQAAAQAAAQAAAQHQQESQMQLGPPQQSPQHPQHPQPPPPMILTPTAPHHPHTQLTMQELQKKQQQMSIHSPHHQMAPSPLRNLHPHISPSVYEMAALTQDLDTQTITTKIKEALLANNIGQKIFGEAVLGLSQGSVSELLSKPKPWHMLSIKGREPFIRMQLWLSDAHNVDRLQALKNERREANKRRRNSGPGHDNSSDTSSNDTAEFYHAASPGPGPASAKKQRVLFSEEQKEALRLAFNLDPYPNVATIEFLAAELALSSRTITNWFHNHRMRLKQQSSHGPQEPQSPREPGQPFDPVQFRLLLNQRLLEIQKERLGLGNVPIPYPPYFNTNLVALVGNVLKEQCSGLDLSMGALKREPNQEFEDDDGDDAMSNPGSEDSDGSAGSIKREPTETPAPATVRSNRRKPAAPQWVNPEWQEPARTGDEVIINGVCVMQTDDYGVKREAEETVRVEPTPVQDRYEEDAGSDSSSASGTGQGLQDSDSPMPSPKSGQHSPITSPRPPSEQPSLQQQPQQQQQQQHQQHHQQQQQQQQQQQQQLPQQQHSLQEDNVKDVVKHEPEDQTWDY from the exons ATCAGTCAGCTGGGCGAAGAGGTTACGAGACTGCAGCAGAGCCTGCAACGGCTTCAAGAGACCAGCACCCAAGCCACTGCCCGCCTGGAAGAGGAGCTGGAACTACGGAGACAACACATACACAGACTGGAAGTTAGACTCGAGAGACAAAGAGACTATGACGACCTTAAACGGGAGCTCAGCATCCTGAGGTCTGTGGATTTCTCCCAAATCCCGACCGGGGAACCGGGCAAAAGCCTGGAACATCTTCTTCTGGAGCGGACGAAAGCTCTTCAGCAAACGGAGAACTTGAAACCACCCACAACGCCGGACGCACTCG GTGGCCTCGCTTCCCCCCTGCAGCCAGCCGCGACCGCCTCGCCCCACGGCGGCAACGCGCTTCCCTCGGCATCCCAGCCACCCCCACCACCACCGCCGCCGCCTCCTCTACCAGCCCCGACCCGATCCACCCCGACCCCTTCTTCGGCGACCTCTTCGTCCTCCCTGCTGTTCCATCCGCCGCTCCAAAACGTGGAGACGTTCGGCTCATTCCTCGGTGAGGAGATCGTCGCCAACTGGAGGCGGTCCCTGGAGAGGTCTATCATGAGTCAGCAGCATCCCCAAGTCTCGCAAAGCCAGCCTCAGCTGTTGCACGGGCCCTCGTTAAACCATCTTCCGTCACCGACAGATTCAACCAACACCCCGGCAAAGTCAAACACCCCCCTGGGTAGCGGTCTGGATGCTTCGGAAAAAGCACCGACGCCGATTCCCGGTCAGGAGACCCCAGCACCACCGACGCCCTCCTCGACGGCCGGCCTGACATCGCCGCCCAGCCTTCAACCGCCCCCCACCGTCGTCGAGCACCAGCACCAGCACCATCAACCCGCGCCCCCGTCGATGAACGGAATTCCGCCAAAGAGTCCCGTGGAGGAGTCCTgccacaacaacaacaactccCATCATCTGACCAACAACAATATCGGCGGTGGTCTCAGTGTCCTCGACACCCTCAAGAGTCCCTTTCGGTTCGACGATCACAGGGCGCACTTCCGGTTCGCCGACGAACTCGGCGCAGCCGGCATGGCCGGACGCCTCGGAGAGTCGCTGATCCCGAAGGGCGACCCGATGGAGGCTAGACTCCAGGAGATGCTCCGCTACAACATGGACAAGTACGCCTCCCAGAACCTCGACACCCTTCACATCGCGAGGAGAGTGCGGGAGCTCTTGTCCATACACAACATCGGGCAGAGGCTATTCGCCAAATACGTACTCGGACTCAGCCAGGGGACGGTCAGCGAGCTGCTTAGCAAGCCAAAACCGTGGGACAAGCTTACGGAGAAGGGGAGAGACAGCTATAGAAAGATGCATGGCTGGGCTTGCGACGACAACGCCGTCATGCTGCTCAAATCTCTCATCCCCAAAAAAG AGTGTGTTGCAGGCAAGGAGCAGGGAATGCCGACCTTTGCCAGAGGTCCCCAAGACGGTGGTCCTCAGGACATGAGCGACGAACGATTGGCCCACATGCTATCGGAGTCCGGACACCTTCAGATGCAGCACGACACCTCAAACGACGCCGATAGCAAGAGTCCGCATCGAGTTGGCTGCCCTAGCCCCTTTAGCAAGGAAAGAATCGACAGCCAAAACAGGAGACTAAAGAAGTACGAAAACGACGACATTCCCCAGGAGAAGGTTGTGAGGATCTATCAAGAAGAGCTGGCCAAGCTGATGGGACGCAGAGTTGACGATCTTCGCGGACACAGGGATTTCCCATCGAG TGCGATGTTTCCTCCGTTTTTCAGCGGTGCCCAGGGTATGCAGGGGATGGATCGCACGCAGGACGACATTCGCCTTGCCCTCGACGCGTATCACCGCGAATTACAAAAGCTCAACTCTGGTCCCGGGCAAAATCCCGGCTTAGCCGGACTCCCCGGTCTGCCAGGACTTCCGGGCCTTTTGGCTCTTCAGCAGCAGGCTCTCCAGCAGCACCATCTCGCAACGAATGGCGGTGGTGTTCAGGACCTCAGTCTGGTCAAGGTAGACCCGCGGGCCAAAATGATGAACGGAGTTTCGGAGGAAGACAAAGAAAAGATGGAGGAGGCAATGAGACATGCGGGAAGTGCTTTCTCCCTGGTCCGACCGAAGCAGGAACAGTCCATCGGACCCCAGTCTACCCCGGGTGGTTCCAGCGCTAGTTCACCTCTGGGCAACTCGATTTTACCACCAGCCATGACGCCGAGCGAAGAGTTTGCCGGTGCAGCAGCAGCCAGTCCGCTTCAGAGGATGGCTTCCATAACTAATAGCTTAATCAGCCAACCGTCCACCCCGACTCACCATTCGCCGAATCAGAGACCATTGAAGGCGGTTTTACCACCGATAACGCAGCAGCAGTTCGACATGTACAACAACCTGAACACGGAAGACATCGTCAAAAGG ATTTCTGTACAGGTGAAGGAGCAGCTCTCCCAGTACTCGATTTCCCAGCGTCTATTCGGCGAGTCCGTTCTCGGACTCTCGCAAGGATCCGTGTCGGATCTTTTGGCCAGGCCGAAACCCTGGCATATGCTTACGCAGAAAGGACGCGAGCCGTTCATTAGAATGAAGATGTTCCTCGAGGACGATAACGCGGTGCACAAGCTTGTCGCTAGCCAGTATAAAATCGCACCGGAGAAGCTCATGAGGACCGGCGGCTACGGCGGCCTGCCTC CCTGCGGCACCCCCATGAAACCGATGCCGCCTACGAAGCTCGTGCAAGAGCAGCTCCAGAATGCAGCGAAAGCCCAAGCCGCCGCACAGGCCGCAGCTCAGGCGGCGGCGCAGCATCAGCAGGAATCTCAAATGCAGCTTGGACCTCCCCAGCAGAGTCCGCAGCATCCGCAGCACCCGCAGCCACCGCCGCCGATGATACTCACTCCCACCGCTCCTCACCACCCTCATACACAGCTGACGATGCAGGAACTGCAGAAGAAACAACAGCAAATGAGCATCCACTCACCTCACCATCAAATGGCACCTTCGCCGTTGCGCAATCTTCATCCCCACATTTCCCCGAGTGTTTACGAGATGGCGGCCTTGACGCAGGACCTCGATACCCAGACGATAACGACGAAGATCAAGGAAGCTCTTCTGGCTAACAATATCGGGCAGAAAATATTCGGCGAGGCGGTACTCGGCCTGTCTCAGGGTTCGGTGAGTGAGTTGCTGAGCAAACCAAAGCCCTGGCACATGCTGAGCATAAAGGGACGCGAACCGTTCATAAGGATGCAACTCTGGCTGTCGGACGCCCATAACGTCGACCGGCTTCAGGCCCTGAAGAACGAGCGGCGGGAGGCCAACAAGAGGCGACGGAACAGCGGCCCTGGTCACGACAACAGTTCGGACACCTCGAGCAACGACACTGCCGAGTTTTACCACGCGGCATCGCCCGGACCCGGTCCAGCCTCGGCGAAGAAACAACGCGTCCTCTTTTCCGAGGAGCAGAAAGAGGCCCTTAGACTCGCCTTCAATCTTGACCCCTACCCGAACGTCGCGACGATAGAATTCCTCGCCGCAGAACTCGCCCTCTCGTCGCGGACGATAACGAACTGGTTCCACAATCACAGGATGCGGCTGAAGCAGCAGTCCTCTCACGGTCCCCAGGAACCGCAGTCCCCCAGAGAACCGGGCCAACCCTTCGACCCCGTACAGTTCCGGCTACTTCTCAACCAAAGACTACTTGAGATCCAGAAGGAAAGGCTGGGCCTAGGGAACGTCCCGATTCCGTATCCCCCGTACTTCAACACGAACCTTGTTGCCCTCGTCGGCAATGTCCTGAAGGAGCAATGCTCGGGACTCGACCTCTCCATGGGGGCTCTGAAACGGGAGCCGAACCAGGAGTTCGAGGACGACGATGGCGACGACGCGATGAGCAACCCCGGTAGCGAGGACTCGGATGGTTCGGCGGGGAGCATAAAACGGGAACCTACGGAGACCCCGGCACCGGCCACGGTCCGATCGAACAGGAGAAAGCCGGCCGCGCCCCAGTGGGTGAACCCCGAATGGCAGGAACCGGCCAGGACCGGTGACGAGGTGATAATTAACGGAGTTTGCGTTATGCAGACAGACGACTACGGAGTCAAGCGAGAAGCCGAGGAAACCGTACGCGTCGAACCAACCCCCGTGCAGGATAGATACGAGGAGGACGCCGGGAGTGACTCCTCGTCCGCATCCGGAACGGGACAAGGCCTCCAGGATAGTGACAGTCCGATGCCCAGTCCAAAGTCTGGTCAGCACAGTCCGATCACATCGCCTCGACCCCCTTCGGAACAGCCCAGTTTGCAGCAGCAGccacagcagcagcaacagcagcaacatcAGCAACATCatcagcaacaacaacagcagcagcagcagcaacaacaacaactgccgcagcagcagcattCGCTGCAGGAGGACAACGTTAAGGATGTTGTAAAACACGAGCCTGAGGATCAAACGTGGGATTATTAA